TGGGACACTTAGTTCTCCGTTTTCCATAAAGTCATTTTGAAAATCAATTCCCATGAACAACACTTTTTCAACGTCTTCTCTTGATGGTGTCATTTTCTCCGCATTCGCAAGGACCATTAATTTATTGAATCCCTTCGTATTCTCACTTCCTATCCTTGAAACATCAACGATTTCTTCATATTTAGTTTTCATCATCGTCAACACACTCCTATATCTTTAAAGTTAAATTAACAATTGTACATTTGTTAATTGTTATAGAGAAAAAAATCACTACCGTTTCTTTGATCAACGTTAGACTTTGGACACCTTTCTGTCTGCAACAGGAGGCATCCATGTTTCATTGAATCACAAGTTCACATACATACCCCATTCACAAATTTAGCGCCAAATCGAAGGGGTAATGTCTACATCTACAAATCGGTATAGTTTTGTTGGTCGTTTCGTAGTGCTTGTCGGTTCTGCTGTTTTAGGAACTTGGTTTTTGTCTAACGCTTCTACGATAAAAGGCAGACTCGGGGCTTTCCTAAAGAACCCAGGCTTACTATTCACAACAGAGTCATTAATAATCGCAAGCAACACCTGGCGCAAATCTTCCAACTTGAATTCTTCTGTTAAAAAGTTTTTAACTACCGTTGTTTGAAACACGTCTTTTCGAACGGCTTCCAAAGCATCTTTAATCACTTGAGAGTGGTCAAAAGCCAAATCTAACGCAAAGACTTCATCTATCGTGAATAATTGAACATCGTCAGCGTCGTCAGCTGCTGCCCTACTTTCAATGTTTTCTTCAGTGACAATTGCGTAATGAGCATTAGATATGATCCATCCGCGTTTATCTCTACCTAATTTGTCATACACACCATAGTGTTTGATGTGAATGCCGTCTACACCTGTTTCTTCTTTTAGTTCCCGCTTAGCCGCTTCGTAAGCTGTTTCTTCTGGATGGATAAACCCTCCTGGTAAAGCCCATTTTCCGCCTTCGATGTTAGGTTCACCTTCTGCATCGAACGCTGCCCGCTTTATTAACATCAAAGCTAATGAATGAGTAGAGGTCGATTCACTTTCAACAGTCGATTCCTCATTTGGGATTAACGTAAATATCGCGATATCACTTGTATACCCATCCGGCGTTCTGTACTGACTCGAATCATACTGTTGTAGTGCTTCTTCTTCTGTTTTAAATTTAGACATCCGATTTCATCTCCTTTGCGTTAAGCCAACTGTCGACGAGCCTTCATTTTTTCCTCAGGGACGCCCATAATTGTTTATCAGGTAACTATCTATATACTATGGCTTAAAAACCCAAAATGTTCTTTTCAATTAACAATTATCAAACTGTTAATTGAATTATATAGCAGGTGAATAATAAAAGCAAGAAAAGCTTTCCTGTATATTATTTTGGTTTTCATGTTCATCAATATATATATGTTGTAACAAATGAATATGTTGTATGCGCTTTACAAGGGCTTTTGGGAAGCTACTAATAAAATCATAATACTCGGACATATAGGAATTCCTACTAATACCGCTTCGACGCTTTGTGGATGCCTCCCGCGATAAGCCAGAAAGAAGACCACTTTCGGTCTTAATGCTCCGGCCACCACGAAGACGCGCCTGCGCTGGATGGTCTATTTGAGAAAGCACATTTCGTTAGCTTTGATGTAATCTGCAACCTGAGTACGTCTGTCTTGAATATAAGTAGTATCAACTAATAATCACTTTATAAACTCAGCCTATACATCTCTCGATATTAATGAACACCCTAACCCTTGTGCAGGCGCTGCAAAGGCATTCCCAAGCGCCACAGCAGATTCGATGGGATTCTTTAATTCAACATATATACTAATTCGGAAAGGAAGAATAGAGAGATTAAGTCATGTTTGCGTTGGAACGCTATAGATATTCCCTACTTTTCATATGCCAAACTGTTAAAGTTTAAGTATATTTTTAATGAAAATCATCGAAATAAAATGAATGTTCATTCATTTTATGTTAAAATCTAACAATGGGAATGTTATAAGGGGGGATTTTATGTTTGTAAAAAAGGATTTTAAACAACAGACTATAAATGACGTTGCGATAGGAAACGGTACAGTGGCATTTCAAGGAGTAAAATTAAATGTTCATTGCTTCGTCGTGGATGGCGTTTTAATTGACACGGGTGCAAAATCATTGGAAAAGGAATTTAAACCGTTTTTCAAACAACAAGATATAGATCAAGTGGTACTCACACATTTTCACGAAGACCATACAGGCTGTGCGGCGTTTTTACAGAAAGAGCTACAGCTGCCTGTATATATGAATGACACAATGCGTGATTACTGTGCGTTGAAACCGGATTATCCAATGTATCGAAAGCTTTTTTGGGGGAAACGCAGTCCTTTTCATGCGAAGGTAATTGGAAGTTCGTTTTCATCGCCGAATGCAACATGGGATGTGATTGAAACACCTGGTCATGCCATCGATCATGTAGCGTTCTTAAATCGTCAAACAGGTCAACTTTTCACTGGAGATTTGTATTGCCAGGAAAAGACAAAGGTCGTATTACGTGAAGAAAGCATTCCAACCATTATTGACTCCTTAACGAAAGTAGTGACTTATGATTTTGAGGATGTATTTTGCTCCCATGCTGGCTATTTAGCGGATGGGCGTGCCGCTTTAAAAAGAAAGTTGGATTATTTAGAACAACTCCAAGGAAAAACAATCAAGCTGTACGAAGATGGAATGCCGCCAAGTCGGATTGGTAACACTCTTTTCCCAAAAAAATATCCCATCACCCGTTTTTCTTTAGGGGAATGGGACTCTTCGCACATTATAAACTCGATAATTCAAGAACATACGAAAAATTAAAAAAGAAGTACCTGTTTGTGGCGCTCAGAGGGTTTGTCGGAATGACATTTTAATGGTTTCGTTACGCCCCACCTACGTCCCCACCCGCAGCAGCAGACTGCGCTGCCTTTACGCAGTCAATTGCCACAACGATCGCCACAAGAAGTGGTTCCATCTCATCATCTTGAATTATCAACTGGTAGCTATCGCCCCATGTGAACCACTTTTTGCTGACAGAGCCAATCAGTGCACCATTTTGATACACTTCGAAATCCATATCCCACCAAGTCCCCCGTACTTCTATCCCTGCCGCATCAATTGTGTATCGTGCTTTAAAAAAAGAAAATTCCTTATTTATCGTTACCGTTTCTTGGCCTTGCACTTCGACAAAGAAAGTCGGTAGGAAACTAAACGTTTTTTTCGTGATCATCGCCACTTCCTGCCTAGCCACATCCACAATCGAAAATCTCTTCGGTATTTGCATGAAGCTTCCTTCTACGAAATACACTTCATTCTCTTCTGCATCCTTCACCGAAAACTTGCCGCTCAGACTTAACACCTTTTGCTTGATATACAACTGTCTCATGTAATCCCTCCTCGTACTAGAAGACTATTTTTTGTAAAACCTGTTATCTCTACTACGAATTGGATGACAAAACGTTTCACTTACTTACTAGAACAACAGCAAAACATTTAGTCCTGCTATTCCCACTCAAGCCCGCATCCGAGCCAACACCCGCTCCCCCGCGAGCGCATGCCCTAAATAATACGGATACGCAACAACTTTGTTGCGGTGGAAGTATAAAATATTCACAGCATCCGTTTCATCAAAATGAAAAAGCTTCGGCATTAAATGTGAAGCATTGGTCAA
This region of Sporosarcina sp. ANT_H38 genomic DNA includes:
- a CDS encoding NUDIX hydrolase; this encodes MSKFKTEEEALQQYDSSQYRTPDGYTSDIAIFTLIPNEESTVESESTSTHSLALMLIKRAAFDAEGEPNIEGGKWALPGGFIHPEETAYEAAKRELKEETGVDGIHIKHYGVYDKLGRDKRGWIISNAHYAIVTEENIESRAAADDADDVQLFTIDEVFALDLAFDHSQVIKDALEAVRKDVFQTTVVKNFLTEEFKLEDLRQVLLAIINDSVVNSKPGFFRKAPSLPFIVEALDKNQVPKTAEPTSTTKRPTKLYRFVDVDITPSIWR
- a CDS encoding MBL fold metallo-hydrolase, which gives rise to MFVKKDFKQQTINDVAIGNGTVAFQGVKLNVHCFVVDGVLIDTGAKSLEKEFKPFFKQQDIDQVVLTHFHEDHTGCAAFLQKELQLPVYMNDTMRDYCALKPDYPMYRKLFWGKRSPFHAKVIGSSFSSPNATWDVIETPGHAIDHVAFLNRQTGQLFTGDLYCQEKTKVVLREESIPTIIDSLTKVVTYDFEDVFCSHAGYLADGRAALKRKLDYLEQLQGKTIKLYEDGMPPSRIGNTLFPKKYPITRFSLGEWDSSHIINSIIQEHTKN
- a CDS encoding LURP-one-related/scramblase family protein, with the translated sequence MRQLYIKQKVLSLSGKFSVKDAEENEVYFVEGSFMQIPKRFSIVDVARQEVAMITKKTFSFLPTFFVEVQGQETVTINKEFSFFKARYTIDAAGIEVRGTWWDMDFEVYQNGALIGSVSKKWFTWGDSYQLIIQDDEMEPLLVAIVVAIDCVKAAQSAAAGGDVGGA